Sequence from the Magallana gigas chromosome 4, xbMagGiga1.1, whole genome shotgun sequence genome:
GCGACCACTTCTAAGGGGGTTTTATCAGTTCCCTCCTCCATTTTCTCCACCACGAAAATTTCTGTCTCCGCCTCTTTTCCTTCTTCTTCTATTTCCTCCTCAtctgtttcttcttcttcttctctctctttttctttctctctttcttctccttctttcttttcttcctcctcctcctcctcctcttctTCCTTCTCTCcttctttctctttttctttcaattctAAATAAAGTCTCTCTGGTTCcatcttctctacttccatcGGTTCAAATATTGTGGGAGGATATTCGATCTTTGGTACCAGGTATCCAACACCGCCGTCCGCTAAGGGCAACGCGATCACAGCTCTTATCTCTTCCATTTTATTGTTGCGTTTTACTTTACTGTGGCACTTCCCCATCCAAATTGTGACGAATAATGATTTGAGCTGTCTTTTTATATGCTATCAATAACGAAAGTAGTTTGTTTCTCGGTACCGGACTACGTGACGTGTCACAGCCAGGTGTTTCATTCACTAGCTGAACTAGGGTGACCTCTCTTGCCAAGTCTGATCGTAACTCTTACAGCATTGACCTTTGTGCGTTTTAGGCTTTTTATAGTTTTCTTTGAACCATCGTCTCACGTAACGATCTGTTTGTTTTGGTGTCCAGTGTTtaggaaataattgttttaatactttACGGCCTCTTCTATGACGATGATGTAAAAAATAGACACAATATTCCCCGCacactttacttgtaaaatctTGATAACGCCTTCCATTATATATCATGTGATGACTGTTTCTTTcaataaattcttcaatttcCTTATACAAGGGGGGAAATCCATAAGAATCGAAATATTCTATCGTATCTCCGTCTAAATATAAACACACCCAATGAGCTCCCGGTTGATCTTGAGGATCTGTGTTTATGACCAtggctttttctttaaaatttaaatgtttaggAATTATATCTAGGGCATAGACACTTGCAAAAGAAGATCCTAAATCTGCCTTTAAGACTTTTTTCAATTGATAGGTATCCATTAAAAGTCAGTGCTGACTTCTCTTTGTTTGTTGATTTCTAGCACGTTATCAAATTCAGCGTAGACTAAACAATTCAGAGTTTCTGCCGTGTTTTCTGCAAATTGAATTTCGATTCTCAAATTTCCTGTTTCAATGAGATGAAACTTGTCAAGCTGTGCCTCCTGATCTTTGGTGAAATCTATACACCACAAGGTGTAGCCGTCTTTATACTCGTCGAAAGTAATTCCTGGGGCCCAATCGGCACCGAATTTTCCCAGTCCTTGATACAGACTCAAGTAGGATCTGAGATACAAGTCGTTCTCGAAATCCGGCTCATAGGGTCGGGTACTGATGGTTTCTCCGTTAATGGTGACATCTAATCTTTTGACTTTGGCGTTTTTGAAATTGAACGGGTTTTTGTTGGATGTGCCATTGAAAGCGTCATTAGCTACCAGGCCCAAAACGATTCGTTTTGGCATTTGCCCTTGAAACAGATGATCGCTGATTTTGGATTGGGTTCCTGTAGGAATGGTGAACGTTTTAACGTCTACCCGTCTTAGGGGATACTTGGCCGTTTCTACGTTCAACCTCTGGTTGACAGTATTTAACACGGCTGCAGTAGGTCTGACTTTTCTGACCCACAGTAACACGTTcagaagttttatttttcctGAACTCCCTGCATAAGTCATCATGTGAAAATCAGATTTCGTTCGGTTAAATCTCAAACGAATATCTACTCCGTTGGGAATGAATTTGTCCTGTTGAAAGAGATCTAGATACAGACGATCGATTAAAGTAATCTTTTTGCTGTTCTCGATGACATTGCGACGCTTTCTCAACCCGTCGTTTTCAGAATCTGCTGGGTAGGACAGTGCTATATTTGCAGGAGTTATGGTGATTTTGTCATTAACGGCAGTATATTCCCTTTTACCTAGAGCTGCAGCCGCTACATTACAATCATCCATATGTCCTGCCGTGTCTTTTTCCCACAGACTGCAAGCAAACATTTGAGAGTCTAAGGTTTCGGGTCTGTAAGAA
This genomic interval carries:
- the LOC136274787 gene encoding uncharacterized protein F54H12.2-like; its protein translation is MMHRESCMCGMDNLELFQVPPTNIALEESKWMEYYPISSTLDSDTAPIEFDIQGQGDEYIDLSQTYLQIVCKFTKSDGAALTGANSASTPVNNIIHSLFSEIDLTLNGKIVTPGTDTYPYKAYLEKLLSYRPETLDSQMFACSLWEKDTAGHMDDCNVAAAALGKREYTAVNDKITITPANIALSYPADSENDGLRKRRNVIENSKKITLIDRLYLDLFQQDKFIPNGVDIRLRFNRTKSDFHMMTYAGSSGKIKLLNVLLWVRKVRPTAAVLNTVNQRLNVETAKYPLRRVDVKTFTIPTGTQSKISDHLFQGQMPKRIVLGLVANDAFNGTSNKNPFNFKNAKVKRLDVTINGETISTRPYEPDFENDLYLRSYLSLYQGLGKFGADWAPGITFDEYKDGYTLWCIDFTKDQEAQLDKFHLIETGNLRIEIQFAENTAETLNCLVYAEFDNVLEINKQREVSTDF